Proteins co-encoded in one Candidatus Nomurabacteria bacterium genomic window:
- a CDS encoding EVE domain-containing protein yields MNYWLMKSEPEEYSIDDLERDRVGFWDGIRNYQVRNMLRDEFKKDDLVLYYHSNAGKQTGVVGVAEVVGEAKPDPTQFNVHSRYFDSKSSKENPRWLGVDVRFKSKFSKLISLPELKADVVLAGSPLVKKGNRLSVIKLSEKQFMHIVQNAK; encoded by the coding sequence ATGAACTATTGGTTGATGAAAAGCGAACCAGAGGAATATTCAATCGATGACCTCGAACGAGACAGAGTTGGTTTTTGGGACGGGATTAGAAATTATCAAGTGCGCAATATGTTGCGAGATGAGTTTAAAAAGGATGACTTGGTTTTGTATTACCACTCAAATGCGGGGAAGCAGACAGGCGTTGTGGGAGTGGCAGAGGTGGTGGGGGAGGCAAAGCCAGATCCGACGCAGTTTAATGTGCACAGCCGGTACTTTGACTCAAAATCATCAAAAGAAAACCCGCGATGGCTGGGCGTAGATGTTCGATTTAAAAGTAAGTTCTCAAAACTTATTTCTTTGCCGGAGCTGAAAGCAGATGTTGTATTAGCTGGGTCGCCACTAGTTAAAAAAGGTAATAGACTATCAGTTATCAAGCTCTCAGAGAAACAGTTTATGCATATAGTACAGAACGCAAAGTGA
- a CDS encoding DoxX family protein, which translates to MTTLMLNEPQRDLVRDKGTKLGRILIGFLFFMSGLSILIGGPSNTAAWFDSIGIPMATLTVWLVIILKLGAGSAIMIGKRVGLASALLIGFTILATLIAHMDFSDPMQLTQTLKNLAIIGGLLYLMAYGPGGTNTKPASH; encoded by the coding sequence ATGACAACATTAATGCTTAATGAACCTCAACGAGACCTTGTTCGAGACAAAGGCACAAAACTAGGAAGAATTCTTATTGGATTCCTTTTCTTTATGAGTGGCCTTAGCATTTTAATTGGTGGACCAAGCAATACTGCCGCCTGGTTTGATTCCATAGGAATTCCCATGGCCACTCTGACCGTCTGGCTAGTAATCATCCTCAAACTTGGAGCTGGTAGTGCAATTATGATCGGGAAGCGCGTTGGACTCGCCTCCGCGCTGCTGATTGGATTCACGATTCTGGCAACATTAATTGCACATATGGATTTTAGTGACCCAATGCAATTAACCCAAACACTTAAAAATCTTGCGATTATTGGTGGCCTGTTGTACCTCATGGCTTACGGACCAGGTGGTACAAACACCAAACCAGCTTCGCATTAA
- a CDS encoding slipin family protein: MEIIPIVVVVIALAILLLREVKQYERGVVLTMGKFTSLRSPGWSIVVPIFQQMEKVDLRVKAVDVPDQKVITRDNVSASINAVIYYKVADAAKAVLEVENFRFAVSQLAQTTMRNVVGSAALDEVLSERDKLSERIQQIVDSETDDWGIRVENVELKDFFLPQDMERTIAKQAEAERERRAVIIKAEGEVAAAENMAKAASILSGAPGALHLRTLQSLNDLSSDQSNTVVFATPIEVLRAFEGAKDWMQAATKNKE, translated from the coding sequence ATGGAGATAATTCCAATTGTTGTCGTTGTTATTGCGCTTGCGATTTTGCTGCTACGGGAAGTTAAGCAATATGAACGCGGCGTAGTCCTTACTATGGGTAAGTTTACCAGCTTGCGGAGCCCGGGGTGGAGTATTGTTGTGCCAATTTTCCAACAAATGGAAAAAGTTGATTTGCGCGTAAAAGCGGTTGACGTGCCAGATCAAAAAGTGATTACTCGTGACAATGTCTCAGCAAGTATCAATGCGGTTATCTATTACAAGGTAGCCGATGCTGCCAAGGCTGTTCTTGAGGTGGAAAACTTTCGCTTTGCAGTGTCACAACTTGCACAAACCACTATGCGTAACGTGGTCGGTAGCGCTGCACTCGATGAAGTGTTGTCAGAACGAGACAAGCTATCAGAACGGATACAGCAGATTGTCGATTCCGAGACTGACGATTGGGGAATTCGGGTTGAAAATGTTGAGCTTAAAGATTTTTTTCTCCCGCAAGACATGGAGCGAACGATTGCAAAGCAGGCGGAAGCGGAGCGTGAGCGGCGGGCGGTGATTATTAAAGCAGAAGGGGAGGTGGCGGCTGCAGAAAACATGGCAAAGGCGGCCAGTATCCTTTCTGGTGCCCCTGGTGCACTGCATTTACGCACGCTCCAAAGCCTCAATGATTTGTCGTCTGACCAGTCAAACACCGTGGTGTTTGCTACACCGATAGAAGTATTGCGTGCTTTTGAAGGAGCAAAAGACTGGATGCAGGCAGCGACAAAAAATAAGGAGTAA
- a CDS encoding ROK family protein, with protein sequence MSYIVFDIGGTKTRVGISEDLETLGQVESFKTPVKFEEGIAKIIEAIKKLTDETPKGISGGIRGALMEDKSGIQNDSVLSKWVDKSIVGEIQKTFDVPVFLENDSAIAGVGEAIYGAGKDFEIVAYHTISTGVGGVKIENGEIDMASVGFEPGHQVLDIDRTILGEDVKPTLENLVSGTAVKNRFGVEPYEIPQSDVLWDELAEYLAQGLRNTILYWSPDVIILGGSMIAGNPRIEIDPIRKYVVETLDGFVPSPFITMAKLGDEVGLYGAMGLLKKRL encoded by the coding sequence ATGTCGTACATTGTATTTGATATTGGTGGTACTAAAACCCGCGTTGGTATCTCAGAAGATTTAGAAACACTTGGTCAAGTTGAATCCTTTAAGACACCGGTGAAGTTTGAAGAGGGTATTGCCAAAATCATCGAAGCTATTAAAAAGTTAACTGATGAAACTCCTAAAGGTATCTCAGGTGGTATTCGAGGTGCGCTTATGGAAGATAAATCTGGCATCCAGAATGATTCAGTGCTCTCAAAATGGGTTGATAAGTCTATCGTAGGTGAAATCCAAAAAACGTTTGATGTGCCTGTGTTCTTGGAAAATGACTCGGCAATTGCTGGGGTAGGTGAGGCAATCTATGGTGCTGGAAAAGATTTTGAGATTGTGGCGTACCACACGATTAGTACTGGCGTCGGCGGGGTGAAGATTGAAAACGGTGAGATTGATATGGCGAGCGTGGGATTTGAACCAGGACATCAAGTGCTTGATATTGACCGCACCATCTTGGGTGAAGATGTTAAGCCGACTCTGGAGAATCTCGTCTCAGGAACTGCTGTTAAGAATCGATTTGGCGTGGAACCCTACGAAATTCCACAAAGCGATGTGCTATGGGACGAGCTGGCCGAATATTTGGCACAAGGGCTACGTAACACGATTTTATACTGGTCGCCTGATGTGATCATTCTCGGTGGATCAATGATTGCTGGTAATCCGCGTATTGAGATTGACCCGATTCGAAAATACGTTGTAGAGACTCTCGATGGTTTTGTTCCGTCACCATTTATTACGATGGCAAAGCTTGGTGACGAGGTGGGTTTGTATGGTGCAATGGGTCTTCTAAAGAAACGACTTTAG
- a CDS encoding TIGR00730 family Rossman fold protein: MFGNNKRNTKKKGEQPCRVVSELLDPGNVDGDAVQSWRVFRIMAEFVQGFELLRNHGLAATFWGSARTKPEDPYYKDAEELAAKLAKKGFSIISGGGPGIMEASNVGAFKVGGKSIGLNIQLPFEQKLNPYTTESLNFDFFFSRKVMLTFASEVYVYFPGGFGTLDELFEIVTLIQTKKIEPIPVMLYGKEYWTPLIEFFRNDLLEKHQTISPEDLDIFVVVDSVDEAMKYIEKNVRKTNVRQI; encoded by the coding sequence ATGTTTGGAAATAATAAGCGAAATACGAAAAAGAAAGGAGAGCAGCCATGCCGCGTAGTGAGTGAGCTCTTAGATCCAGGAAATGTTGATGGTGATGCAGTACAGTCATGGAGAGTGTTTCGTATTATGGCAGAGTTTGTGCAAGGATTTGAGCTTCTACGCAATCACGGTTTAGCTGCTACATTTTGGGGAAGTGCGCGCACCAAGCCGGAAGATCCGTATTATAAGGATGCTGAAGAATTGGCAGCCAAGCTTGCCAAAAAAGGGTTTTCAATTATCTCAGGGGGTGGGCCAGGTATCATGGAAGCTTCAAATGTTGGCGCCTTTAAGGTGGGGGGGAAATCAATTGGTCTTAACATCCAGTTGCCATTTGAACAAAAGCTCAATCCATACACCACCGAATCTCTCAATTTTGACTTTTTCTTCTCACGCAAGGTCATGCTCACTTTTGCTTCAGAAGTGTATGTGTATTTCCCTGGCGGCTTTGGTACACTTGATGAACTATTTGAAATTGTCACGCTTATTCAGACCAAGAAGATTGAGCCAATTCCTGTCATGTTGTATGGCAAAGAGTACTGGACGCCGCTTATAGAATTTTTCCGCAATGATTTGCTTGAAAAACATCAAACGATTAGCCCTGAAGATCTTGATATTTTTGTGGTGGTAGATAGTGTTGATGAAGCAATGAAATATATTGAAAAGAACGTCCGCAAGACTAACGTGCGACAGATTTAA
- the rpmA gene encoding 50S ribosomal protein L27 has protein sequence MATKKSAGSSKNLKDSQPKYLGVKRADGQSVKVGQIIVRQRGTKIEAGKGVKVGKDHTLFAMNDGVVSFREMRKTRFNGKTVTKKAVDVVEAA, from the coding sequence ATGGCAACCAAAAAATCCGCGGGATCATCGAAAAACCTAAAAGATTCACAGCCAAAATATCTGGGTGTGAAGCGTGCTGACGGTCAGTCAGTGAAGGTTGGTCAGATCATCGTCCGCCAACGTGGCACCAAGATTGAAGCCGGTAAAGGTGTGAAGGTCGGAAAGGACCATACACTCTTTGCAATGAATGACGGCGTCGTTTCATTTCGTGAAATGCGCAAGACTCGCTTCAATGGCAAAACTGTCACTAAGAAGGCAGTTGACGTAGTAGAAGCTGCGTAA
- a CDS encoding peptidylprolyl isomerase, whose amino-acid sequence MNPIAVLNTNMGTIEIELFEDKMPITAGNFKKLINEGYYDGIKFHRVMDGFMIQGGDPITKTNEVLKYGTGGPGYSIPDEFVKHDLLSNVRGTLAMANSGPNTGGSQFFINLVDNTYLDFDKAPLESKHPVFGRVVSGMDVVDAIGQVETNMTNLPLEDVVIESATIKNQ is encoded by the coding sequence ATGAATCCTATCGCAGTTCTAAACACCAACATGGGCACAATCGAAATTGAGCTCTTTGAGGATAAGATGCCAATTACGGCAGGTAACTTTAAAAAATTGATTAATGAAGGATATTACGATGGTATTAAATTCCATCGAGTTATGGATGGCTTCATGATTCAGGGAGGAGATCCAATCACTAAGACAAATGAAGTGCTGAAGTATGGTACTGGTGGTCCTGGCTACTCAATTCCAGACGAATTTGTGAAGCATGATTTGCTCTCAAACGTTCGCGGAACACTGGCTATGGCAAATAGTGGTCCAAATACTGGCGGTAGTCAGTTCTTCATCAACCTGGTCGACAACACGTATCTAGACTTTGATAAAGCGCCACTTGAGTCAAAGCATCCTGTGTTTGGACGAGTGGTCTCTGGTATGGATGTGGTGGATGCAATTGGTCAGGTGGAAACAAACATGACCAATCTTCCGCTCGAAGATGTTGTGATCGAATCAGCGACGATAAAGAATCAGTAA
- the rplI gene encoding 50S ribosomal protein L9, translated as MKVILLQDVAKIGRRFSVVEVPDGYAINQLIPKKMAEPATAVNLKKIEKRQADTTASKEANEARFDAAVAALTAEALLVAAEANEQEHLFQAVHEADVVTAAKEKGIDIDAAMLKIAAPIKSLGTHEIELVIGSKKKTITIQVVKK; from the coding sequence ATGAAAGTGATTCTTCTACAAGATGTAGCAAAAATTGGACGGCGCTTTAGTGTGGTTGAGGTGCCAGATGGATACGCCATTAATCAACTTATTCCAAAGAAAATGGCTGAGCCAGCAACAGCTGTTAATCTTAAAAAGATTGAAAAGCGCCAGGCTGATACTACTGCTTCTAAAGAGGCTAACGAAGCACGTTTTGATGCAGCGGTGGCAGCTCTCACTGCAGAAGCATTACTAGTTGCGGCTGAGGCGAACGAACAAGAACACCTCTTTCAGGCCGTGCATGAAGCAGATGTGGTGACGGCTGCAAAAGAAAAAGGAATCGACATAGATGCCGCAATGCTTAAAATTGCCGCACCAATTAAATCTCTTGGCACACATGAAATTGAACTGGTAATCGGCAGTAAGAAGAAAACTATTACTATTCAAGTGGTAAAGAAATAG
- a CDS encoding S41 family peptidase: MSFAPKNIPVARTEKTQGRSSWGLGISLAFLFALGAFISGMQIGRGVWVSSSAQPASLFSIFSANGQTKAAIETRPDLAEFWKVWDLLEEKFVVSSSTSKQTDEERIQGAIDGLVDSYDDPYTVYMPPADAEKFSEDISGNFSGVGMEVGLRDKIITVIAPLPDTPAERAGMMAGDAIVKINGSSTEDMSIDEAVSLIRGEKGTIVELQIYREGATEFQTISITRDTINIPTVRTEQVDGTFIIALYSFNAIAESEVAKALEEYTKSGAKTLAIDLRGNPGGFLQSAVAIASYFLPAGKVVVSEDFGGGKEGEVFRSRGRQIQHFTPQNLVVLVDGGSASASEILAGALKDHGVATVIGAQTFGKGSVQELVTLDDGASLKVTVARWLTPNGTSISDGGLSPDIVISRTIEDRQNNVDPQKEAAVRFLSGKTVISESSDSIEAGE, translated from the coding sequence ATGTCATTTGCACCTAAAAATATCCCTGTAGCCAGAACGGAAAAAACGCAAGGTCGTTCTAGCTGGGGTCTTGGAATTTCACTTGCGTTCTTGTTTGCACTTGGTGCATTTATTTCTGGGATGCAAATCGGACGTGGCGTTTGGGTAAGTTCTTCAGCGCAACCAGCTAGTCTCTTTAGTATTTTTAGTGCCAATGGTCAAACGAAGGCAGCAATAGAAACTCGCCCAGACTTGGCTGAATTTTGGAAGGTGTGGGACTTGCTCGAAGAGAAATTTGTCGTAAGTAGCTCCACCAGCAAACAAACAGATGAAGAACGCATCCAAGGTGCAATAGACGGCTTGGTTGATTCTTATGACGATCCGTACACAGTGTACATGCCTCCAGCTGATGCAGAGAAATTTAGTGAAGATATTTCTGGCAACTTCAGCGGTGTTGGTATGGAGGTTGGTTTACGCGACAAGATTATTACAGTCATCGCACCGCTCCCTGATACACCGGCCGAGCGAGCGGGAATGATGGCGGGAGATGCAATCGTAAAGATTAACGGCTCAAGTACGGAGGATATGAGTATCGATGAGGCAGTAAGTCTTATTCGCGGTGAGAAGGGAACGATAGTTGAGTTGCAAATATATCGAGAAGGGGCAACTGAATTCCAGACTATCTCTATTACGCGTGATACCATCAATATTCCAACAGTGCGCACCGAGCAAGTTGATGGCACTTTTATCATAGCGCTATATAGCTTCAATGCCATCGCTGAGTCTGAGGTCGCTAAAGCATTAGAAGAGTACACAAAAAGTGGAGCAAAGACTTTGGCGATTGATCTTCGTGGCAATCCGGGTGGCTTTCTGCAGAGTGCAGTAGCTATTGCCAGCTACTTTTTGCCGGCAGGAAAAGTGGTTGTGAGTGAAGATTTTGGTGGAGGAAAAGAAGGGGAAGTATTTCGTAGCCGAGGTCGACAAATTCAACATTTTACCCCGCAAAATCTAGTAGTATTAGTAGATGGCGGCTCTGCTTCAGCTTCTGAGATTTTAGCTGGCGCGCTTAAGGATCACGGCGTTGCAACGGTAATTGGCGCGCAGACCTTTGGAAAGGGTTCAGTGCAGGAGTTGGTAACCCTGGATGATGGCGCATCACTGAAAGTGACTGTAGCTCGCTGGTTGACACCAAATGGTACTTCAATCTCTGATGGCGGACTGTCACCGGACATTGTGATTAGTCGCACAATTGAAGATCGGCAGAATAACGTTGATCCGCAAAAAGAAGCGGCAGTGCGATTTTTGTCTGGTAAAACAGTGATTAGCGAATCGTCTGATTCGATTGAGGCTGGAGAATAA
- a CDS encoding cysteine--tRNA ligase has product MFSRLFGPKTPVITRDITLLNTESGKQEVFSPLSDKTVKMYSCGPTVYDYAHIGNLRSYVFADIVKRTLIRNGYLVEHTINFTDFGHLSDDGDAGEDKMMKGLKREGLPVTLDAMTQLSERYIKAFKEDMDELRILPPTTYARASEYVKKQIALVKSLDEKGFTYETSDGVYFDIAKFPTYGRLGKINLENLKSGARVEVNTEKRHPADFAVWKKGELGWDSRWGKGFPGWHIECSAMAMDTLGKQIDIHTGGIDHIPVHHNAEIAQSESVTGKQFVKYWMHNAFITIDNTKVSKSLGNTITMRHLRDRGFSGDDYRYWLLTAHYRSPINFSWEALKAAKQALFRLKRHVYEDFKQKTATPDSTYLERFDTCLANDFDTAGAIAVLWEMLKDTKLDNKVKCGTLMSMDEVLDIGLSDDIYDGVRSLGVVGSDDLPEKIQALIDEREAARIARNWEMADVLRDKIKLEGYEIEDTAQGPKVTKV; this is encoded by the coding sequence ATGTTTAGCCGTTTATTTGGACCCAAAACACCTGTGATCACTAGAGATATTACCCTGCTCAATACCGAGTCTGGCAAGCAAGAAGTTTTTTCTCCCCTCAGCGACAAGACCGTAAAAATGTACAGCTGTGGTCCAACCGTGTACGACTACGCCCATATTGGCAATCTGCGGTCGTATGTGTTTGCTGACATAGTGAAGCGTACGCTGATTCGAAATGGCTACCTCGTAGAGCACACCATAAATTTCACTGACTTCGGCCACCTCTCCGACGACGGTGACGCTGGCGAAGATAAAATGATGAAAGGCCTTAAACGTGAAGGACTTCCGGTCACGCTTGACGCCATGACACAGCTCTCTGAGCGCTACATCAAAGCCTTCAAAGAAGACATGGATGAACTCCGTATCTTGCCACCCACTACCTACGCCCGCGCCAGCGAATACGTAAAGAAGCAAATCGCACTGGTAAAATCACTCGACGAAAAAGGCTTTACCTACGAAACCTCAGACGGCGTGTATTTTGATATTGCCAAATTCCCGACCTACGGCCGTCTCGGCAAAATTAATCTAGAAAATCTAAAAAGCGGCGCTCGCGTCGAAGTAAATACTGAAAAGCGACATCCGGCTGATTTTGCCGTTTGGAAAAAGGGTGAGCTTGGCTGGGACAGTCGCTGGGGCAAAGGTTTTCCGGGGTGGCACATTGAGTGTTCGGCTATGGCCATGGACACGCTTGGTAAGCAGATTGATATTCACACCGGTGGCATCGACCACATCCCCGTCCACCACAACGCCGAAATCGCCCAAAGCGAATCAGTCACGGGAAAGCAGTTTGTGAAATACTGGATGCACAATGCGTTTATCACTATCGATAACACCAAGGTATCGAAGTCACTCGGCAATACTATTACCATGCGCCATTTGCGTGATCGCGGCTTTTCCGGCGATGACTACCGCTACTGGCTCCTTACTGCCCACTACCGTTCACCGATTAATTTCTCCTGGGAGGCACTGAAGGCCGCCAAGCAAGCCCTCTTCCGCCTCAAACGTCATGTCTATGAAGACTTCAAGCAGAAAACTGCTACGCCAGACAGTACGTACCTAGAACGCTTTGACACCTGCCTCGCCAACGACTTCGACACTGCCGGCGCAATTGCCGTGCTGTGGGAAATGCTCAAAGACACTAAGCTCGATAACAAAGTAAAATGTGGCACGCTGATGTCGATGGACGAAGTGCTCGATATTGGCTTGTCTGACGACATCTACGATGGTGTACGCTCTCTTGGGGTGGTTGGTTCGGATGATTTGCCCGAAAAAATTCAAGCGCTCATCGATGAGCGCGAGGCAGCGCGCATTGCTCGCAACTGGGAAATGGCGGATGTACTCCGCGACAAAATCAAGCTGGAAGGCTACGAAATTGAAGACACTGCCCAAGGACCAAAAGTGACAAAAGTATAG
- the dnaB gene encoding replicative DNA helicase, giving the protein MSEHNRSLRTPPQNVDAERALLGAIILKPDVMHDISVTIWPESFYADKHAMIFKAIATLFSGGNPIDTVSVVTTLKEMNQLDRVGGAAYITELIEQVPAAGNAMYYATQVQNKATLRNLIHAADDIAEIGYSDPETVDEALDQAEKKIFQATQAPSSQKFRPIGSALHEAWERFEHLAENPQEKRGVPSGFTALDNLLAGFQKSDLVILAARPSMGKTTFALDLARNAALIGGAHVGIFSLEMSDQQLVDRMLAAESGVDSWKLRTGKLSSDSEYEALQQAMEKLSKAPIHIIDEASMNIVKMRSAARRLKNEYGLDMLIVDYLQLMSPTLTKGSDSMVQQITEISRSLKILAKEMEIPVIALSQLSRAVEQRGGKPRLSDLRDSGSIEQDADVVMFIHREDKMNKDKEPERPNIAEILVEKHRNGAVGAAELYFDGQHVRFLNLDTHHAAAGGGHGGGDDF; this is encoded by the coding sequence ATGTCTGAACACAATCGCTCACTGCGCACTCCGCCGCAAAACGTCGACGCCGAACGCGCCCTTCTCGGAGCCATTATTCTCAAACCCGATGTGATGCACGACATCTCCGTGACTATTTGGCCTGAGAGCTTTTACGCTGACAAGCATGCCATGATCTTCAAGGCGATTGCTACCCTCTTCTCCGGTGGCAATCCAATTGACACCGTCTCTGTCGTTACCACACTTAAAGAAATGAACCAGCTCGACCGCGTGGGCGGTGCTGCGTATATCACTGAACTCATCGAGCAGGTACCAGCAGCCGGTAACGCCATGTACTATGCGACTCAGGTGCAAAACAAAGCCACCCTACGCAACCTCATTCATGCCGCTGACGACATAGCTGAAATCGGCTACTCTGACCCAGAGACGGTAGACGAAGCGCTCGACCAAGCTGAGAAAAAAATCTTCCAAGCTACGCAGGCGCCTTCATCACAAAAATTCCGCCCGATTGGAAGCGCTTTGCATGAAGCCTGGGAACGCTTTGAACACCTCGCAGAAAACCCACAAGAAAAGCGTGGTGTACCGTCTGGCTTTACTGCCCTTGATAACCTTCTCGCCGGATTTCAGAAGTCTGACCTGGTCATTTTGGCAGCGCGACCGTCTATGGGTAAAACTACCTTTGCGCTCGACCTCGCTCGTAACGCAGCGCTTATCGGCGGTGCCCATGTCGGTATTTTTTCTCTTGAAATGTCTGACCAGCAGCTCGTGGATCGCATGCTCGCAGCTGAGTCTGGCGTAGACTCATGGAAGTTACGCACCGGAAAACTGTCGAGTGACAGTGAGTACGAAGCACTTCAGCAGGCCATGGAAAAACTCAGCAAAGCACCAATCCACATTATCGACGAAGCGTCAATGAACATCGTAAAAATGCGCTCTGCTGCCAGGCGCCTTAAAAATGAGTACGGCCTCGACATGTTAATTGTCGACTATCTCCAACTCATGAGCCCCACTCTCACCAAGGGCAGTGACAGCATGGTGCAGCAAATTACCGAGATTTCTCGGTCGCTCAAAATTTTGGCTAAGGAGATGGAGATTCCTGTTATCGCTCTCTCCCAGCTTTCGCGTGCAGTTGAACAACGTGGCGGTAAGCCACGCCTTTCCGACCTCCGTGACTCTGGCTCAATCGAGCAGGATGCCGACGTTGTGATGTTCATCCATCGTGAAGACAAGATGAACAAAGACAAAGAACCCGAGCGACCAAACATCGCTGAGATTCTCGTCGAGAAGCATCGTAACGGCGCCGTAGGCGCAGCCGAACTCTACTTCGACGGTCAGCATGTACGCTTCCTTAATCTCGACACTCACCACGCTGCAGCCGGCGGCGGACATGGCGGCGGCGATGATTTTTAA
- the recR gene encoding recombination protein RecR produces MNNLDKLISLFESFPGVGARQAKRFAFYVLTMPEADTKELARLVSELKGSVVECASCHRFYVSQQGTTCSICNSQNRDHNRLLVVERDSDVQAIERAGVYDGLYFVLGGTVPLLHNSENNKLRGAALKATVEARLPEGLTEIILGFSINPDGENTARFVESILSPVLPETTKLTHLGRGLSTGSELEYADPETIKSALNNRN; encoded by the coding sequence ATGAACAACCTCGACAAGCTCATCTCTCTCTTTGAATCCTTCCCAGGCGTCGGCGCGCGACAAGCGAAGCGTTTTGCGTTTTATGTACTTACTATGCCCGAAGCAGACACCAAGGAGCTTGCACGGCTAGTCTCAGAGCTCAAAGGTAGCGTGGTGGAATGTGCGAGTTGTCACCGATTTTACGTAAGCCAACAAGGCACTACGTGCTCTATCTGCAATTCGCAAAACCGTGATCACAACCGCCTCTTGGTGGTGGAACGTGATAGCGACGTACAAGCCATTGAACGCGCGGGAGTATATGACGGCCTATACTTCGTACTTGGGGGCACCGTGCCACTGTTACATAACTCTGAAAACAACAAGCTTCGTGGCGCCGCCCTCAAAGCAACTGTCGAGGCTCGCCTACCCGAAGGTCTTACTGAGATCATTCTTGGCTTTTCTATCAATCCCGACGGTGAAAACACCGCTCGTTTTGTGGAGTCAATTCTCTCTCCAGTACTGCCTGAAACCACCAAGCTCACCCACCTCGGCCGCGGCCTCTCAACCGGCAGCGAGCTCGAATACGCTGACCCAGAGACCATCAAAAGTGCACTCAATAATCGCAACTAA
- the rplU gene encoding 50S ribosomal protein L21, with the protein MATETTNTAPFAVIATGGKQYVVREGDTLQVELLGDHKEGDKIEFDTLMTDDGSKAAIGAPTTGTKVKATYLGEKKGPKLTIIRYKAKSNRDRRIGHRQHYALIKIDSIK; encoded by the coding sequence ATGGCAACAGAAACAACCAACACAGCACCATTTGCGGTTATCGCTACCGGCGGTAAGCAGTACGTGGTTCGCGAAGGTGATACTTTGCAAGTTGAGCTCCTTGGTGATCATAAGGAGGGCGATAAGATTGAGTTTGATACCCTCATGACTGATGATGGTAGCAAGGCAGCAATCGGCGCTCCAACTACTGGTACTAAGGTAAAGGCTACCTACCTAGGCGAGAAGAAGGGTCCTAAGTTGACTATCATCCGCTACAAGGCTAAGAGTAACCGCGACCGACGCATTGGACATCGTCAGCATTACGCTTTGATCAAGATTGATTCAATCAAATAA